Proteins co-encoded in one Tursiops truncatus isolate mTurTru1 chromosome 17, mTurTru1.mat.Y, whole genome shotgun sequence genomic window:
- the YTHDF3 gene encoding YTH domain-containing family protein 3 isoform X4, with the protein MSATSVDQRPKGQGNKVSVQNGSIHQKDAVNDDDFEPYLSSQTNQNNSYPPMSDPYMPSYYAPSIGFPYSLGEAAWSTAGDQPMPYLTTYGQMSNGEHHYIPDGVFSQPGALGNTPPFLGQHGFNFFPGNADFSTWGTSGSQGQSTQSSAYSSSYGYPPSSLGRAITDGQAGFGNDTLSKVPGISSIEQGMTGLKIGGDLTAAVTKTVGTALSSSGMTSIAANSVPPVSSAAPKPTSWAAIARKPAKPQPKLKPKGSVGIGGSAVPPPPIKHNMNIGTWDEKGSVVKAPAAQPVLPPQTLVQQPQPLIQPPPLVQGQLPPPQPQPQAGAQPQAQPHQAQPQPQPQPLQNRWLAPRNRGAGFHQNSGGGGENFGLGVVPASASPSSVEVHPVLEKLKAINNYNPKDFDWNLKNGRVFIIKSYSEDDIHRSIKYSIWCSTEHGNKRLDAAYRSLNGKGPLYLLFSVNGSGHFCGVAEMKSVVDYNAYAGVWSQDKWKGKFEVKWIFVKDVPNNQLRHIRLENNDNKPVTNSRDTQEVPLEKAKQVLKIIATFKHTTSIFDDFAHYEKRQEEEEAMRRASLVVQWLRIRLPMQGTRVPALVREDPTCRGATKPVHHNY; encoded by the exons ATGTCAGCCACTAGCGTGGATCAG AGACCTAAAGGGCAAGGAAATAAAG TTTCAGTACAAAACGGTTCGATTCATCAAAAAGATGCTGTAAATGATGATGATTTTGAGCCATACTTGAGTAGCCAGACAAATCAG aataACAGCTATCCACCAATGTCAGATCCATACATGCCTAGTTACTATGCTCCATCCATTGGATTTCCATATTCTCTTGGGGAAGCAGCATGGTCCACAGCTGGAGACCAACCTATGCCATATCTGACAACCTATGGACAAATGAGTAATGGAGAACATCATTATATACCAGATGGTGTGTTTAGTCAACCTGGGGCATTAGGAAATACCCCTCCATTTCTTGGTCAACATGGATTTAACTTTTTTCCTGGTAATGCTGATTTCTCTACATGGGGGACAAGTGGATCTCAGGGACAATCAACACAAAGTTCTGCTTATAGTAGCAGTTACGGCTATCCACCTAGTTCTCTTGGGAGAGCTATTACTGATGGACAggctggatttggcaatgatacTTTGAGTAAGGTGCCTGGCATTAGCAGTATTGAGCAAGGCATGACTGGACTGAAAATTGGTGGTGACCTGACAGCCGCAGTGACAAAAACTGTAGGAACAGCTTTGAGCAGCAGTGGTATGACTAGCATTGCAGCCAATAGTGTGCCGCCCGTTAGCAGTGCAGCGCCTAAGCCAACCTCCTGGGCTGCCATTGCCAGAAAACCTGCCAAACCTCAACCGAAACTCAAACCCAAGGGCAGCGTGGGGATCGGGGGCTCCGCCGTGCCACCACCTCCTATAAAACACAACATGAATATTGGAACTTGGGATGAAAAGGGGTCAGTGGTAAAGGCTCCAGCAGCCCAACCAGTTCTGCCTCCTCAGACTCTAGTCCAGCAGCCTCAGCCGTTAATTCAGCCGCCACCATTGGTGCAAGGCCAGCTGCCCCCGCCGCAGCCGCAGCCACAGGCGGGAGCGCAGCCGCAGGCCCAGCCTCACCAAGCACAGCCGCAGCCACAGCCGCAGCCGCTGCAGAATCGCTGGCTCGCTCCTCGGAACAGGGGGGCGGGCTTCCACCAGAACAGTGGAGGGGGAGGTGAAAACTTTGGTTTAGGTGTTGTTCCTGCCAGTGCTTCACCTTCAAGTGTAGAAGTGCATCCAGTGCTGGAAAAGCTAAAGGCCATAAACAACTACAATCCCAAAGACTTTGACTGGAACCTGAAGAACGGACGGGTGTTTATAATTAAAAGCTATTCTGAGGATGACATTCACCGTTCCATTAAGTACTCTATCTGGTGTAGTACTGAGCATGGTAATAAGCGTTTGGATGCCGCTTACCGTTCCCTGAATGGGAAGGGCCCACTCTATTTGCTCTTCAGCGTGAATGGCAGTGGACATTTTTGTGGAGTGGCTGAGATGAAGTCTGTTGTGGACTATAACGCGTATGCCGGTGTCTGGTCTCAGGATAAGTGGAAGGGCAAATTTGAAGTTAAATGGATCTTTGTCAAAGATGTTCCCAATAACCAGTTACGGCATATTCGCTTagaaaataatgacaacaaaCCAGTTACCAATTCAAGGGACACCCAAGAGGTACCCCTAGAAAAAGCTAAGCAAGTGCTTAAAATAATTGCTACTTTCAAGCACACCACCTCAATCTTTGATGACTTTGCACATTATGAAAAGCGTcaagaagaggaggaagccatGCGTAGG
- the YTHDF3 gene encoding YTH domain-containing family protein 3 isoform X2 has translation MSATSVDQRPKGQGNKVSVQNGSIHQKDAVNDDDFEPYLSSQTNQGLRRLVFWHSTEMLQNNSYPPMSDPYMPSYYAPSIGFPYSLGEAAWSTAGDQPMPYLTTYGQMSNGEHHYIPDGVFSQPGALGNTPPFLGQHGFNFFPGNADFSTWGTSGSQGQSTQSSAYSSSYGYPPSSLGRAITDGQAGFGNDTLSKVPGISSIEQGMTGLKIGGDLTAAVTKTVGTALSSSGMTSIAANSVPPVSSAAPKPTSWAAIARKPAKPQPKLKPKGSVGIGGSAVPPPPIKHNMNIGTWDEKGSVVKAPAAQPVLPPQTLVQQPQPLIQPPPLVQGQLPPPQPQPQAGAQPQAQPHQAQPQPQPQPLQNRWLAPRNRGAGFHQNSGGGGENFGLGVVPASASPSSVEVHPVLEKLKAINNYNPKDFDWNLKNGRVFIIKSYSEDDIHRSIKYSIWCSTEHGNKRLDAAYRSLNGKGPLYLLFSVNGSGHFCGVAEMKSVVDYNAYAGVWSQDKWKGKFEVKWIFVKDVPNNQLRHIRLENNDNKPVTNSRDTQEVPLEKAKQVLKIIATFKHTTSIFDDFAHYEKRQEEEEAMRRASLVVQWLRIRLPMQGTRVPALVREDPTCRGATKPVHHNY, from the exons ATGTCAGCCACTAGCGTGGATCAG AGACCTAAAGGGCAAGGAAATAAAG TTTCAGTACAAAACGGTTCGATTCATCAAAAAGATGCTGTAAATGATGATGATTTTGAGCCATACTTGAGTAGCCAGACAAATCAG GGGCTTAGAAGATTGGTTTTTTGGCATTCCACAGAGATGCTTCAG aataACAGCTATCCACCAATGTCAGATCCATACATGCCTAGTTACTATGCTCCATCCATTGGATTTCCATATTCTCTTGGGGAAGCAGCATGGTCCACAGCTGGAGACCAACCTATGCCATATCTGACAACCTATGGACAAATGAGTAATGGAGAACATCATTATATACCAGATGGTGTGTTTAGTCAACCTGGGGCATTAGGAAATACCCCTCCATTTCTTGGTCAACATGGATTTAACTTTTTTCCTGGTAATGCTGATTTCTCTACATGGGGGACAAGTGGATCTCAGGGACAATCAACACAAAGTTCTGCTTATAGTAGCAGTTACGGCTATCCACCTAGTTCTCTTGGGAGAGCTATTACTGATGGACAggctggatttggcaatgatacTTTGAGTAAGGTGCCTGGCATTAGCAGTATTGAGCAAGGCATGACTGGACTGAAAATTGGTGGTGACCTGACAGCCGCAGTGACAAAAACTGTAGGAACAGCTTTGAGCAGCAGTGGTATGACTAGCATTGCAGCCAATAGTGTGCCGCCCGTTAGCAGTGCAGCGCCTAAGCCAACCTCCTGGGCTGCCATTGCCAGAAAACCTGCCAAACCTCAACCGAAACTCAAACCCAAGGGCAGCGTGGGGATCGGGGGCTCCGCCGTGCCACCACCTCCTATAAAACACAACATGAATATTGGAACTTGGGATGAAAAGGGGTCAGTGGTAAAGGCTCCAGCAGCCCAACCAGTTCTGCCTCCTCAGACTCTAGTCCAGCAGCCTCAGCCGTTAATTCAGCCGCCACCATTGGTGCAAGGCCAGCTGCCCCCGCCGCAGCCGCAGCCACAGGCGGGAGCGCAGCCGCAGGCCCAGCCTCACCAAGCACAGCCGCAGCCACAGCCGCAGCCGCTGCAGAATCGCTGGCTCGCTCCTCGGAACAGGGGGGCGGGCTTCCACCAGAACAGTGGAGGGGGAGGTGAAAACTTTGGTTTAGGTGTTGTTCCTGCCAGTGCTTCACCTTCAAGTGTAGAAGTGCATCCAGTGCTGGAAAAGCTAAAGGCCATAAACAACTACAATCCCAAAGACTTTGACTGGAACCTGAAGAACGGACGGGTGTTTATAATTAAAAGCTATTCTGAGGATGACATTCACCGTTCCATTAAGTACTCTATCTGGTGTAGTACTGAGCATGGTAATAAGCGTTTGGATGCCGCTTACCGTTCCCTGAATGGGAAGGGCCCACTCTATTTGCTCTTCAGCGTGAATGGCAGTGGACATTTTTGTGGAGTGGCTGAGATGAAGTCTGTTGTGGACTATAACGCGTATGCCGGTGTCTGGTCTCAGGATAAGTGGAAGGGCAAATTTGAAGTTAAATGGATCTTTGTCAAAGATGTTCCCAATAACCAGTTACGGCATATTCGCTTagaaaataatgacaacaaaCCAGTTACCAATTCAAGGGACACCCAAGAGGTACCCCTAGAAAAAGCTAAGCAAGTGCTTAAAATAATTGCTACTTTCAAGCACACCACCTCAATCTTTGATGACTTTGCACATTATGAAAAGCGTcaagaagaggaggaagccatGCGTAGG
- the YTHDF3 gene encoding YTH domain-containing family protein 3 isoform X5, translating to MFYLDLTLLHRAEETGEESFSVQNGSIHQKDAVNDDDFEPYLSSQTNQGLRRLVFWHSTEMLQNNSYPPMSDPYMPSYYAPSIGFPYSLGEAAWSTAGDQPMPYLTTYGQMSNGEHHYIPDGVFSQPGALGNTPPFLGQHGFNFFPGNADFSTWGTSGSQGQSTQSSAYSSSYGYPPSSLGRAITDGQAGFGNDTLSKVPGISSIEQGMTGLKIGGDLTAAVTKTVGTALSSSGMTSIAANSVPPVSSAAPKPTSWAAIARKPAKPQPKLKPKGSVGIGGSAVPPPPIKHNMNIGTWDEKGSVVKAPAAQPVLPPQTLVQQPQPLIQPPPLVQGQLPPPQPQPQAGAQPQAQPHQAQPQPQPQPLQNRWLAPRNRGAGFHQNSGGGGENFGLGVVPASASPSSVEVHPVLEKLKAINNYNPKDFDWNLKNGRVFIIKSYSEDDIHRSIKYSIWCSTEHGNKRLDAAYRSLNGKGPLYLLFSVNGSGHFCGVAEMKSVVDYNAYAGVWSQDKWKGKFEVKWIFVKDVPNNQLRHIRLENNDNKPVTNSRDTQEVPLEKAKQVLKIIATFKHTTSIFDDFAHYEKRQEEEEAMRRERNRNKQ from the exons ATGTTCTATCTTGATTTGACTCTGCTTCATAGAGCAGAGGAAACAGGCGAAGAATCAT TTTCAGTACAAAACGGTTCGATTCATCAAAAAGATGCTGTAAATGATGATGATTTTGAGCCATACTTGAGTAGCCAGACAAATCAG GGGCTTAGAAGATTGGTTTTTTGGCATTCCACAGAGATGCTTCAG aataACAGCTATCCACCAATGTCAGATCCATACATGCCTAGTTACTATGCTCCATCCATTGGATTTCCATATTCTCTTGGGGAAGCAGCATGGTCCACAGCTGGAGACCAACCTATGCCATATCTGACAACCTATGGACAAATGAGTAATGGAGAACATCATTATATACCAGATGGTGTGTTTAGTCAACCTGGGGCATTAGGAAATACCCCTCCATTTCTTGGTCAACATGGATTTAACTTTTTTCCTGGTAATGCTGATTTCTCTACATGGGGGACAAGTGGATCTCAGGGACAATCAACACAAAGTTCTGCTTATAGTAGCAGTTACGGCTATCCACCTAGTTCTCTTGGGAGAGCTATTACTGATGGACAggctggatttggcaatgatacTTTGAGTAAGGTGCCTGGCATTAGCAGTATTGAGCAAGGCATGACTGGACTGAAAATTGGTGGTGACCTGACAGCCGCAGTGACAAAAACTGTAGGAACAGCTTTGAGCAGCAGTGGTATGACTAGCATTGCAGCCAATAGTGTGCCGCCCGTTAGCAGTGCAGCGCCTAAGCCAACCTCCTGGGCTGCCATTGCCAGAAAACCTGCCAAACCTCAACCGAAACTCAAACCCAAGGGCAGCGTGGGGATCGGGGGCTCCGCCGTGCCACCACCTCCTATAAAACACAACATGAATATTGGAACTTGGGATGAAAAGGGGTCAGTGGTAAAGGCTCCAGCAGCCCAACCAGTTCTGCCTCCTCAGACTCTAGTCCAGCAGCCTCAGCCGTTAATTCAGCCGCCACCATTGGTGCAAGGCCAGCTGCCCCCGCCGCAGCCGCAGCCACAGGCGGGAGCGCAGCCGCAGGCCCAGCCTCACCAAGCACAGCCGCAGCCACAGCCGCAGCCGCTGCAGAATCGCTGGCTCGCTCCTCGGAACAGGGGGGCGGGCTTCCACCAGAACAGTGGAGGGGGAGGTGAAAACTTTGGTTTAGGTGTTGTTCCTGCCAGTGCTTCACCTTCAAGTGTAGAAGTGCATCCAGTGCTGGAAAAGCTAAAGGCCATAAACAACTACAATCCCAAAGACTTTGACTGGAACCTGAAGAACGGACGGGTGTTTATAATTAAAAGCTATTCTGAGGATGACATTCACCGTTCCATTAAGTACTCTATCTGGTGTAGTACTGAGCATGGTAATAAGCGTTTGGATGCCGCTTACCGTTCCCTGAATGGGAAGGGCCCACTCTATTTGCTCTTCAGCGTGAATGGCAGTGGACATTTTTGTGGAGTGGCTGAGATGAAGTCTGTTGTGGACTATAACGCGTATGCCGGTGTCTGGTCTCAGGATAAGTGGAAGGGCAAATTTGAAGTTAAATGGATCTTTGTCAAAGATGTTCCCAATAACCAGTTACGGCATATTCGCTTagaaaataatgacaacaaaCCAGTTACCAATTCAAGGGACACCCAAGAGGTACCCCTAGAAAAAGCTAAGCAAGTGCTTAAAATAATTGCTACTTTCAAGCACACCACCTCAATCTTTGATGACTTTGCACATTATGAAAAGCGTcaagaagaggaggaagccatGCGTAGG
- the YTHDF3 gene encoding YTH domain-containing family protein 3 isoform X1 has translation MFYLDLTLLHRAEETGEESFSVQNGSIHQKDAVNDDDFEPYLSSQTNQGLRRLVFWHSTEMLQNNSYPPMSDPYMPSYYAPSIGFPYSLGEAAWSTAGDQPMPYLTTYGQMSNGEHHYIPDGVFSQPGALGNTPPFLGQHGFNFFPGNADFSTWGTSGSQGQSTQSSAYSSSYGYPPSSLGRAITDGQAGFGNDTLSKVPGISSIEQGMTGLKIGGDLTAAVTKTVGTALSSSGMTSIAANSVPPVSSAAPKPTSWAAIARKPAKPQPKLKPKGSVGIGGSAVPPPPIKHNMNIGTWDEKGSVVKAPAAQPVLPPQTLVQQPQPLIQPPPLVQGQLPPPQPQPQAGAQPQAQPHQAQPQPQPQPLQNRWLAPRNRGAGFHQNSGGGGENFGLGVVPASASPSSVEVHPVLEKLKAINNYNPKDFDWNLKNGRVFIIKSYSEDDIHRSIKYSIWCSTEHGNKRLDAAYRSLNGKGPLYLLFSVNGSGHFCGVAEMKSVVDYNAYAGVWSQDKWKGKFEVKWIFVKDVPNNQLRHIRLENNDNKPVTNSRDTQEVPLEKAKQVLKIIATFKHTTSIFDDFAHYEKRQEEEEAMRRASLVVQWLRIRLPMQGTRVPALVREDPTCRGATKPVHHNY, from the exons ATGTTCTATCTTGATTTGACTCTGCTTCATAGAGCAGAGGAAACAGGCGAAGAATCAT TTTCAGTACAAAACGGTTCGATTCATCAAAAAGATGCTGTAAATGATGATGATTTTGAGCCATACTTGAGTAGCCAGACAAATCAG GGGCTTAGAAGATTGGTTTTTTGGCATTCCACAGAGATGCTTCAG aataACAGCTATCCACCAATGTCAGATCCATACATGCCTAGTTACTATGCTCCATCCATTGGATTTCCATATTCTCTTGGGGAAGCAGCATGGTCCACAGCTGGAGACCAACCTATGCCATATCTGACAACCTATGGACAAATGAGTAATGGAGAACATCATTATATACCAGATGGTGTGTTTAGTCAACCTGGGGCATTAGGAAATACCCCTCCATTTCTTGGTCAACATGGATTTAACTTTTTTCCTGGTAATGCTGATTTCTCTACATGGGGGACAAGTGGATCTCAGGGACAATCAACACAAAGTTCTGCTTATAGTAGCAGTTACGGCTATCCACCTAGTTCTCTTGGGAGAGCTATTACTGATGGACAggctggatttggcaatgatacTTTGAGTAAGGTGCCTGGCATTAGCAGTATTGAGCAAGGCATGACTGGACTGAAAATTGGTGGTGACCTGACAGCCGCAGTGACAAAAACTGTAGGAACAGCTTTGAGCAGCAGTGGTATGACTAGCATTGCAGCCAATAGTGTGCCGCCCGTTAGCAGTGCAGCGCCTAAGCCAACCTCCTGGGCTGCCATTGCCAGAAAACCTGCCAAACCTCAACCGAAACTCAAACCCAAGGGCAGCGTGGGGATCGGGGGCTCCGCCGTGCCACCACCTCCTATAAAACACAACATGAATATTGGAACTTGGGATGAAAAGGGGTCAGTGGTAAAGGCTCCAGCAGCCCAACCAGTTCTGCCTCCTCAGACTCTAGTCCAGCAGCCTCAGCCGTTAATTCAGCCGCCACCATTGGTGCAAGGCCAGCTGCCCCCGCCGCAGCCGCAGCCACAGGCGGGAGCGCAGCCGCAGGCCCAGCCTCACCAAGCACAGCCGCAGCCACAGCCGCAGCCGCTGCAGAATCGCTGGCTCGCTCCTCGGAACAGGGGGGCGGGCTTCCACCAGAACAGTGGAGGGGGAGGTGAAAACTTTGGTTTAGGTGTTGTTCCTGCCAGTGCTTCACCTTCAAGTGTAGAAGTGCATCCAGTGCTGGAAAAGCTAAAGGCCATAAACAACTACAATCCCAAAGACTTTGACTGGAACCTGAAGAACGGACGGGTGTTTATAATTAAAAGCTATTCTGAGGATGACATTCACCGTTCCATTAAGTACTCTATCTGGTGTAGTACTGAGCATGGTAATAAGCGTTTGGATGCCGCTTACCGTTCCCTGAATGGGAAGGGCCCACTCTATTTGCTCTTCAGCGTGAATGGCAGTGGACATTTTTGTGGAGTGGCTGAGATGAAGTCTGTTGTGGACTATAACGCGTATGCCGGTGTCTGGTCTCAGGATAAGTGGAAGGGCAAATTTGAAGTTAAATGGATCTTTGTCAAAGATGTTCCCAATAACCAGTTACGGCATATTCGCTTagaaaataatgacaacaaaCCAGTTACCAATTCAAGGGACACCCAAGAGGTACCCCTAGAAAAAGCTAAGCAAGTGCTTAAAATAATTGCTACTTTCAAGCACACCACCTCAATCTTTGATGACTTTGCACATTATGAAAAGCGTcaagaagaggaggaagccatGCGTAGG
- the YTHDF3 gene encoding YTH domain-containing family protein 3 isoform X3 produces MFYLDLTLLHRAEETGEESFSVQNGSIHQKDAVNDDDFEPYLSSQTNQNNSYPPMSDPYMPSYYAPSIGFPYSLGEAAWSTAGDQPMPYLTTYGQMSNGEHHYIPDGVFSQPGALGNTPPFLGQHGFNFFPGNADFSTWGTSGSQGQSTQSSAYSSSYGYPPSSLGRAITDGQAGFGNDTLSKVPGISSIEQGMTGLKIGGDLTAAVTKTVGTALSSSGMTSIAANSVPPVSSAAPKPTSWAAIARKPAKPQPKLKPKGSVGIGGSAVPPPPIKHNMNIGTWDEKGSVVKAPAAQPVLPPQTLVQQPQPLIQPPPLVQGQLPPPQPQPQAGAQPQAQPHQAQPQPQPQPLQNRWLAPRNRGAGFHQNSGGGGENFGLGVVPASASPSSVEVHPVLEKLKAINNYNPKDFDWNLKNGRVFIIKSYSEDDIHRSIKYSIWCSTEHGNKRLDAAYRSLNGKGPLYLLFSVNGSGHFCGVAEMKSVVDYNAYAGVWSQDKWKGKFEVKWIFVKDVPNNQLRHIRLENNDNKPVTNSRDTQEVPLEKAKQVLKIIATFKHTTSIFDDFAHYEKRQEEEEAMRRASLVVQWLRIRLPMQGTRVPALVREDPTCRGATKPVHHNY; encoded by the exons ATGTTCTATCTTGATTTGACTCTGCTTCATAGAGCAGAGGAAACAGGCGAAGAATCAT TTTCAGTACAAAACGGTTCGATTCATCAAAAAGATGCTGTAAATGATGATGATTTTGAGCCATACTTGAGTAGCCAGACAAATCAG aataACAGCTATCCACCAATGTCAGATCCATACATGCCTAGTTACTATGCTCCATCCATTGGATTTCCATATTCTCTTGGGGAAGCAGCATGGTCCACAGCTGGAGACCAACCTATGCCATATCTGACAACCTATGGACAAATGAGTAATGGAGAACATCATTATATACCAGATGGTGTGTTTAGTCAACCTGGGGCATTAGGAAATACCCCTCCATTTCTTGGTCAACATGGATTTAACTTTTTTCCTGGTAATGCTGATTTCTCTACATGGGGGACAAGTGGATCTCAGGGACAATCAACACAAAGTTCTGCTTATAGTAGCAGTTACGGCTATCCACCTAGTTCTCTTGGGAGAGCTATTACTGATGGACAggctggatttggcaatgatacTTTGAGTAAGGTGCCTGGCATTAGCAGTATTGAGCAAGGCATGACTGGACTGAAAATTGGTGGTGACCTGACAGCCGCAGTGACAAAAACTGTAGGAACAGCTTTGAGCAGCAGTGGTATGACTAGCATTGCAGCCAATAGTGTGCCGCCCGTTAGCAGTGCAGCGCCTAAGCCAACCTCCTGGGCTGCCATTGCCAGAAAACCTGCCAAACCTCAACCGAAACTCAAACCCAAGGGCAGCGTGGGGATCGGGGGCTCCGCCGTGCCACCACCTCCTATAAAACACAACATGAATATTGGAACTTGGGATGAAAAGGGGTCAGTGGTAAAGGCTCCAGCAGCCCAACCAGTTCTGCCTCCTCAGACTCTAGTCCAGCAGCCTCAGCCGTTAATTCAGCCGCCACCATTGGTGCAAGGCCAGCTGCCCCCGCCGCAGCCGCAGCCACAGGCGGGAGCGCAGCCGCAGGCCCAGCCTCACCAAGCACAGCCGCAGCCACAGCCGCAGCCGCTGCAGAATCGCTGGCTCGCTCCTCGGAACAGGGGGGCGGGCTTCCACCAGAACAGTGGAGGGGGAGGTGAAAACTTTGGTTTAGGTGTTGTTCCTGCCAGTGCTTCACCTTCAAGTGTAGAAGTGCATCCAGTGCTGGAAAAGCTAAAGGCCATAAACAACTACAATCCCAAAGACTTTGACTGGAACCTGAAGAACGGACGGGTGTTTATAATTAAAAGCTATTCTGAGGATGACATTCACCGTTCCATTAAGTACTCTATCTGGTGTAGTACTGAGCATGGTAATAAGCGTTTGGATGCCGCTTACCGTTCCCTGAATGGGAAGGGCCCACTCTATTTGCTCTTCAGCGTGAATGGCAGTGGACATTTTTGTGGAGTGGCTGAGATGAAGTCTGTTGTGGACTATAACGCGTATGCCGGTGTCTGGTCTCAGGATAAGTGGAAGGGCAAATTTGAAGTTAAATGGATCTTTGTCAAAGATGTTCCCAATAACCAGTTACGGCATATTCGCTTagaaaataatgacaacaaaCCAGTTACCAATTCAAGGGACACCCAAGAGGTACCCCTAGAAAAAGCTAAGCAAGTGCTTAAAATAATTGCTACTTTCAAGCACACCACCTCAATCTTTGATGACTTTGCACATTATGAAAAGCGTcaagaagaggaggaagccatGCGTAGG
- the YTHDF3 gene encoding YTH domain-containing family protein 3 isoform X8: protein MLQNNSYPPMSDPYMPSYYAPSIGFPYSLGEAAWSTAGDQPMPYLTTYGQMSNGEHHYIPDGVFSQPGALGNTPPFLGQHGFNFFPGNADFSTWGTSGSQGQSTQSSAYSSSYGYPPSSLGRAITDGQAGFGNDTLSKVPGISSIEQGMTGLKIGGDLTAAVTKTVGTALSSSGMTSIAANSVPPVSSAAPKPTSWAAIARKPAKPQPKLKPKGSVGIGGSAVPPPPIKHNMNIGTWDEKGSVVKAPAAQPVLPPQTLVQQPQPLIQPPPLVQGQLPPPQPQPQAGAQPQAQPHQAQPQPQPQPLQNRWLAPRNRGAGFHQNSGGGGENFGLGVVPASASPSSVEVHPVLEKLKAINNYNPKDFDWNLKNGRVFIIKSYSEDDIHRSIKYSIWCSTEHGNKRLDAAYRSLNGKGPLYLLFSVNGSGHFCGVAEMKSVVDYNAYAGVWSQDKWKGKFEVKWIFVKDVPNNQLRHIRLENNDNKPVTNSRDTQEVPLEKAKQVLKIIATFKHTTSIFDDFAHYEKRQEEEEAMRRASLVVQWLRIRLPMQGTRVPALVREDPTCRGATKPVHHNY from the exons ATGCTTCAG aataACAGCTATCCACCAATGTCAGATCCATACATGCCTAGTTACTATGCTCCATCCATTGGATTTCCATATTCTCTTGGGGAAGCAGCATGGTCCACAGCTGGAGACCAACCTATGCCATATCTGACAACCTATGGACAAATGAGTAATGGAGAACATCATTATATACCAGATGGTGTGTTTAGTCAACCTGGGGCATTAGGAAATACCCCTCCATTTCTTGGTCAACATGGATTTAACTTTTTTCCTGGTAATGCTGATTTCTCTACATGGGGGACAAGTGGATCTCAGGGACAATCAACACAAAGTTCTGCTTATAGTAGCAGTTACGGCTATCCACCTAGTTCTCTTGGGAGAGCTATTACTGATGGACAggctggatttggcaatgatacTTTGAGTAAGGTGCCTGGCATTAGCAGTATTGAGCAAGGCATGACTGGACTGAAAATTGGTGGTGACCTGACAGCCGCAGTGACAAAAACTGTAGGAACAGCTTTGAGCAGCAGTGGTATGACTAGCATTGCAGCCAATAGTGTGCCGCCCGTTAGCAGTGCAGCGCCTAAGCCAACCTCCTGGGCTGCCATTGCCAGAAAACCTGCCAAACCTCAACCGAAACTCAAACCCAAGGGCAGCGTGGGGATCGGGGGCTCCGCCGTGCCACCACCTCCTATAAAACACAACATGAATATTGGAACTTGGGATGAAAAGGGGTCAGTGGTAAAGGCTCCAGCAGCCCAACCAGTTCTGCCTCCTCAGACTCTAGTCCAGCAGCCTCAGCCGTTAATTCAGCCGCCACCATTGGTGCAAGGCCAGCTGCCCCCGCCGCAGCCGCAGCCACAGGCGGGAGCGCAGCCGCAGGCCCAGCCTCACCAAGCACAGCCGCAGCCACAGCCGCAGCCGCTGCAGAATCGCTGGCTCGCTCCTCGGAACAGGGGGGCGGGCTTCCACCAGAACAGTGGAGGGGGAGGTGAAAACTTTGGTTTAGGTGTTGTTCCTGCCAGTGCTTCACCTTCAAGTGTAGAAGTGCATCCAGTGCTGGAAAAGCTAAAGGCCATAAACAACTACAATCCCAAAGACTTTGACTGGAACCTGAAGAACGGACGGGTGTTTATAATTAAAAGCTATTCTGAGGATGACATTCACCGTTCCATTAAGTACTCTATCTGGTGTAGTACTGAGCATGGTAATAAGCGTTTGGATGCCGCTTACCGTTCCCTGAATGGGAAGGGCCCACTCTATTTGCTCTTCAGCGTGAATGGCAGTGGACATTTTTGTGGAGTGGCTGAGATGAAGTCTGTTGTGGACTATAACGCGTATGCCGGTGTCTGGTCTCAGGATAAGTGGAAGGGCAAATTTGAAGTTAAATGGATCTTTGTCAAAGATGTTCCCAATAACCAGTTACGGCATATTCGCTTagaaaataatgacaacaaaCCAGTTACCAATTCAAGGGACACCCAAGAGGTACCCCTAGAAAAAGCTAAGCAAGTGCTTAAAATAATTGCTACTTTCAAGCACACCACCTCAATCTTTGATGACTTTGCACATTATGAAAAGCGTcaagaagaggaggaagccatGCGTAGG